A genomic segment from Micromonospora echinaurantiaca encodes:
- a CDS encoding winged helix-turn-helix transcriptional regulator, with the protein MTDDLLADRDSWLTSTCSIARALDVVGNRTTLLLLREASLGTRRFDAFARRAGVSEPVAAARLKQLVADGLLERHPYREPGQRTRDEYHLTRKGAELLPVLTALRQWGDAWAADEAGPSIRLEHHDCGAAVHARLRCDAGHDVAADEIAVRPGPGLRRSGPDAPTAP; encoded by the coding sequence ATGACCGACGACCTGCTCGCCGACCGGGACTCCTGGCTGACCAGCACCTGCTCGATCGCCCGCGCCCTGGACGTGGTCGGCAACCGCACCACCCTCCTGCTGCTGCGGGAGGCGTCGCTGGGTACCCGCCGCTTCGACGCGTTCGCCCGGCGCGCCGGCGTCAGCGAGCCGGTCGCCGCCGCCCGGCTCAAGCAGCTCGTCGCCGACGGGCTGCTGGAGCGGCACCCCTACCGGGAACCGGGCCAGCGCACCCGCGACGAGTACCACCTCACCCGCAAGGGCGCCGAGCTGCTGCCGGTGCTCACCGCGCTGCGCCAGTGGGGCGACGCCTGGGCCGCCGACGAGGCCGGGCCGTCCATCCGCCTCGAACACCACGACTGCGGCGCCGCCGTGCACGCGCGGCTGCGCTGCGACGCCGGCCACGACGTCGCCGCCGATGAGATCGCCGTACGCCCGGGGCCCGGCCTGCGCCGTAGCGGCCCGGACGCGCCGACGGCGCCCTG